One [Clostridium] saccharolyticum WM1 DNA segment encodes these proteins:
- a CDS encoding sensor histidine kinase: MLRRFRKLSFQSKILLTYLLLLLFTVVIFAICYIQGVSSALTYNIEYMKQSNQQKNMNLDIAMGNNSSLNLLHLIDPKVNVILHEKVSDMSANDRYERDYYMQTVLKMLTVINPHVQRTTILTSEGDTYCSINNISEDYIENAWKTIKSIQWKTKSQKYYTIPYPQKIGNTGYSLVTVYHQLSDIGQYKTYGYLMADLDFGSLAKDFNSTDAADGLASSFAIVYKNQVIYNSRNAYINLETDLSEKEKQKAFPDLEQIEASGQGSGELFLNDTLCIAAVLKNESTGWYLVQYIPKHLLISTSMESMLNVMAWVMLILTAAGILSFLLSKQVSWPIKALAETMSQARQGEVKLFHGLKPREDEIGNLIEIYNEMGKRINDSITKLYIMQLNQKQTELKMLQFQINPHFLYNALNTVTAIARLEEIEEIPAITESLSDMFRYNIKGTDFVTIKDEVIQLKNYIRIQSIRFPGRFSVEYDIPAQYENHGVIKFILQPIVENSIHHAFKAKRNQDCLKISVSPDSEDYLMISVYDDGCGMPEEKAAELNRALCSTKTNTLLGEDGSGIGLANVNARLKNFYGEDCGIVVESRYGSFTCIHMRIRRNKEG, encoded by the coding sequence ATGCTCAGACGATTCCGCAAATTATCCTTTCAGTCTAAAATACTGCTAACCTATTTGCTCTTACTGCTGTTTACCGTGGTTATTTTTGCCATCTGCTATATACAGGGAGTCTCTTCGGCCCTTACCTACAACATTGAGTACATGAAACAGTCAAACCAGCAGAAAAACATGAATTTGGATATTGCCATGGGAAATAACAGCTCCTTAAACCTTCTTCATCTGATCGATCCAAAGGTCAATGTCATACTCCATGAAAAAGTCAGCGATATGTCCGCAAATGATCGTTATGAAAGAGATTATTATATGCAGACCGTTCTTAAAATGCTCACGGTCATCAATCCCCATGTACAAAGAACGACCATCCTGACATCTGAAGGAGACACCTATTGCAGCATTAACAATATATCAGAGGATTATATTGAAAATGCTTGGAAGACCATCAAAAGTATCCAGTGGAAAACAAAGAGCCAGAAATACTATACGATTCCTTATCCCCAGAAAATTGGAAATACCGGCTATTCCCTGGTAACGGTCTACCACCAGCTTTCGGATATCGGCCAGTATAAAACCTATGGATACCTTATGGCAGACTTGGATTTTGGCTCCCTTGCAAAAGATTTCAATTCCACTGATGCTGCCGACGGTCTGGCCTCTTCCTTTGCCATCGTATATAAAAACCAGGTCATCTATAACTCCAGAAACGCTTATATCAATCTGGAAACCGATCTTTCAGAAAAAGAAAAGCAGAAAGCCTTTCCTGATCTGGAACAGATCGAAGCATCGGGCCAAGGTTCCGGAGAACTTTTTCTCAATGACACCCTCTGCATTGCCGCTGTTTTAAAAAACGAATCCACCGGCTGGTATCTGGTGCAGTATATCCCTAAGCACCTGCTGATCAGCACCAGTATGGAAAGCATGCTGAATGTCATGGCATGGGTGATGCTGATTCTGACTGCAGCCGGGATCTTAAGCTTTCTATTATCCAAGCAGGTCAGCTGGCCCATTAAGGCGCTGGCAGAGACCATGAGCCAGGCTAGACAGGGGGAAGTAAAGCTTTTCCATGGATTAAAGCCCAGAGAGGATGAAATCGGCAACTTGATTGAAATCTACAATGAAATGGGAAAGCGGATCAACGACAGCATTACCAAGCTGTATATTATGCAGCTGAACCAAAAGCAGACAGAGCTTAAAATGCTTCAGTTCCAGATCAATCCCCATTTTTTGTATAATGCCTTAAACACGGTTACAGCCATTGCCCGGCTGGAGGAAATTGAAGAAATCCCTGCAATCACCGAAAGTCTGTCAGACATGTTCCGCTATAACATCAAAGGGACTGATTTTGTAACGATCAAGGATGAAGTGATTCAGCTAAAGAACTATATCCGCATCCAGTCCATCCGCTTTCCCGGGCGTTTTTCGGTGGAGTATGATATCCCTGCCCAATACGAAAATCATGGAGTGATTAAATTCATCCTCCAGCCCATTGTGGAAAATTCCATACACCATGCGTTTAAGGCAAAACGGAACCAGGACTGTTTAAAAATTTCAGTGTCACCGGATTCGGAAGATTATCTTATGATTTCTGTGTACGATGACGGATGCGGTATGCCGGAAGAAAAGGCGGCTGAATTAAACCGGGCATTATGCAGTACAAAAACCAACACTCTTTTGGGAGAGGATGGTTCTGGCATCGGGTTAGCCAATGTAAATGCCAGGCTAAAAAACTTTTATGGGGAAGATTGCGGCATTGTGGTGGAAAGCCGGTACGGAAGCTTTACCTGCATTCATATGCGGATCAGGAGGAATAAGGAGGGGTAG